Proteins co-encoded in one Stomoxys calcitrans chromosome 5, idStoCalc2.1, whole genome shotgun sequence genomic window:
- the LOC106081071 gene encoding protein HID1, translating into MGNSDSKLNFRKSIVQLTQKNQKIDADDPFWEQFWCGHQTSLEDVFALVTASEIRNIRNDNPANLATLCYKAVEKLAEAVDSSCRTQAEQSCVLNCVRLLIRVMPYIFEDDKWRHFFWSSLPAQEQRHQRDEGHAEHGQVMGESEQITNQNQTVPLAQSLLNAVCDLLFCPDFTVTAATRRPGPEKAEELANIDSCEYIWEAGVGFAHSPPKNTNMERRRTELLKLLLTCFSEPMYRAPQPADEPNKWIAYFTSADNRHALPLFTSFLNTVCAYDPVGFGVPYNHLLFTDTTEALVEACLQILIVTLDHDMIVQQQHQLELQRHGKAGMGPGPYDDVCGDNLFINYLSRVHRDEDFHFILKGITRLLNNPLVQNYLPNSTKRLHCHQELLILFWKICDYNKKFLYFVLKSSDVLDILIPILYHLNYSRADQSKVGLMHIGVFILLLLSGERNFGVRLNKPYTATVPMDIPVFTGTHADLLITVFHKIIATGHQRLQPLFDCLLTILVNVSPYLKTLSMVASVKLLHLLEAFSTPWFLLSAPSNHHLVFFLLEIFNNIIQYQFDGNSNLVYTIIRKRHVFHAMANLPSDMAGIAKCLSGRKVGKFNLPPVRQKRITTVVQNFQNNQLPDCEEEDDDEDDVEEEGNAVKNGPNSHRSVESETESQQQTGEEQMEGAFPAMPAEPGTLKASLPDTPALHQMTEREQAHPGNNSADQTPTIDGTSDIVGFEKASEKSPTKSPTNSPNGNVERDEKSVSRLSVAHRSSIRMVHQPSMEVWTPTPEWIVSWRSKLPLQTIMRLLQVLVPQVEKICIDKGLTDESEILKFLQHGTLVGLLPVPHPILIRKYQANAGTTAWFRTYIWGVIYLRNVEPAIWYDTEVKLFEIQRV; encoded by the exons ATGGGCAACAGCGATTCTAAACTAAACTTTCGCAAGTCGATTGTGCAGCTGACGCAGAAAAATCAAAAGATCGATGCTGACGACCCATTTTGGGAGCAATTCTGGTGTGGCCATCAGACCTCTTTGGAAGATGTATTTGCTTTGGTGACTGCCTCGGAGATACGCAATATTCGCAACGATAATCCAGCTAATTTGGCCACTTTGTGTTATAAGGCTGTGGAAAAACTTGCGGAGGCGGTCGACAGCAGTTGTCGCACACAGGCCGAGCAGTCTTGTGTTTTGAATTGTGTGCGTTTGCTGATACGTGTTATGCCCTATATATTCGAGGATGATAAGTGGCGTCATTTCTTTTGGAGTAGTTTGCCTGCCCAGGAGCAGCGACATCAAAGGGACGAAGGACATGCTGAGCATGGACAGGTCATGGGTGAGAGTGAGCAGATAACAAATCAAAATCAGACTGTTCCATTGGCCCAGAGCCTGTTGAATGCAGTGTGTGATTTGCTGTTTTGCCCCGACTTTACTGTGACGGCCGCCACAAGGCGACCGGGACCAGAGAAGGCAGAAGAATTGGCAAATATCGATAGTTGTGAATACATCTGGGAGGCCGGTGTGGGTTTTGCTCATTCCCCGCCCAAGAACACCAATATGGAGCGAAGACGTACGGAATTATTGAAACTATTGCTGACGTGTTTCTCAGAGCCCATGTATAGGGCACCCCAACCTGCAGACGAACCCAATAAATGGATTGCTTACTTTACCTCAGCCGATAATCGTCATGCACTGCCCCTTTTCACCTCCTTCTTGAATACAGTATGTGCTTATGATCCTGTGGGTTTCGGTGTACCCTATAACCATTTACTATTTACGGACACCACTGAGGCCTTGGTGGAAGCCTGTCTGCAAATCTTGATTGTTACGCTGGACCATGATATGATTGTGCAGCAGCAACACCAACTGGAGCTACAACGACATGGTAAAGCCGGCATGGGACCAGGTCCCTACGATGATGTGTGTGGTGATAATCTCTTCATCAACTACTTGTCGCGGGTACATCGCGATGAAGATTTCCATTTCATATTGAAGGGCATTACACGTTTGCTAAACAATCCCTTGGTGCAAAATTACTTGCCCAACTCAACCAAACGTCTGCATTGTCATCAGGAATTGTTGATATTATTTTGGAAGATTTGTGACTATAACAAGAAGTTTTTGTATTTCGTTTTAAAGAGCTCCGACGTTTTGGATATTCTCATACCCATACTCTATCATTTGAATTATTCGCGTGCCGATCAATCGAAGGTGGGCCTGATGCATATAGGTGTCTTCATATTGCTTTTGTTGTCAG GCGAGCGTAATTTCGGTGTGCGCTTGAACAAACCCTACACAGCAACTGTGCCGATGGATATACCCGTGTTTACGGGCACCCACGCTGACCTCTTGATAACCGTATTCCATAAGATCATCGCTACGGGTCATCAACGTTTGCAGCCCTTATTCGACTGTTTGCTCACCATCTTGGTGAATGTTTCGCCCTACCTTAAGACTTTGTCCATGGTGGCTAGTGTGAAACTTTTGCATTTATTAGAGGCTTTTAGCACACCATGGTTCTTACTCTCAGCTCCGAGTAATCATCATTTGGTGTTTTTCTTGTTGGAGATTTTCAACAACATCATACAGTACCAATTCGATGGAAATTCCAATTTGGTGTACACCATAATACGCAAGCGACATGTATTTCATGCCATGGCAAATTTGCCCTCCGACATGGCGGGCATTGCCAAGTGCTTAAGTGGACGCAAGgtgggaaaatttaatttacccCCAGTACGACAAAAAAGGATAACAACAGTGGTGCAAAACTTCCAGAACAATCAATTGCCAGATTGTGAGGAGGAGGACGACGATGAAGATGATGTGGAGGAAGAGGGTAATGCTGTCAAGAATGGCCCAAACAGCCATAGGAGTGTGGAGTCAGAAACGGAATCCCAACAACAAACGGGTGAGGAGCAAATGGAGGGTGCTTTTCCAGCGATGCCTGCAGAGCCGGGTACATTGAAAGCATCGCTGCCTGATACACCAGCTTTACATCAAATGACTGAAAGAGAGCAAGCCCATCCAGGCAATAACTCCGCTGACCAAACGCCGACAATTGATGGCACTTCGGATATTGTGGGGTTTGAAAAGGCCAGTGAAAAATCTCCCACTAAGTCTCCGACCAATAGTCCCAATGGCAATGTAGAACGAGATGAGAAATCAGTTAGCCGTCTTTCCGTAGCCCATCGCAGCAGTATTCGCATGGTCCACCAGCCATCGATGGAGGTGTGGACTCCCACCCCCGAATGGATTGTGTCTTGGCGTTCCAAACTACCTTTGCAAACAATTATGCGTCTGCTGCAGGTCTTAGTCCCCCAGGTGGAGAAAATATGCATTGACAAAGGGCTAACCGATGAGTCGGAAATATTAAAGTTCTTGCAACATGGTACACTGGTGGGTCTGCTGCCAGTGCCCCATCCCATTCTTATACGAAAGTACCAGGCCAATGCTGGCACAACGGCTTGGTTCCGCACATACATTTGGGGTGTCATCTATCTGCGAAATGTTGAACCAGCCATTTGGTACGACACCGAAGTAAAGCTATTCGAAATCCAAAGAGTCTAA